From Pelmatolapia mariae isolate MD_Pm_ZW linkage group LG1, Pm_UMD_F_2, whole genome shotgun sequence, one genomic window encodes:
- the lingo1b gene encoding leucine-rich repeat and immunoglobulin-like domain-containing nogo receptor-interacting protein 1-B, whose amino-acid sequence MTVLVSSRMVFGEAGGHSYLVACWQPILFLMLGTVLSGSTTGCPSRCDCNAQERSVVCHRRRLASLPEGIPTETRLLDLSKNRLKTLGPEEFINYPQLEELQLNENAISSIEPGAFGNLMNLRTLGLRNNELKLIQLGVFTGLNNLTQLDISENKIVILLDYMFQELYNLRALEVGDNDLVFISPRSFHGLSNLESLNIEGYNLASVPTDALSHLHNLLSLRLRYLNVTVIRDYSFKRLYRLRVLEISHMPSLDTMTPKCLFGLNLTSLSITNCNLTVIPYQAISHLRYLRFLNLSFNPIRTVEGNQLFNLQKLQAFHLAGGKLVAIEPYSFKGLNHLRVLNVSSNALSTLEESVFHSVGNLETLALYDNPLACDCRLLWVFRRRWRLNFNRQQPMCASPEVVQGKEFKDFPDILPPDYFNCKKSKIEDYKVQESHVDEGTTVNFACQAEGDPVPVIMWLSPKKEYITTKTMRSRLSVSNDGTLEVRYAQIQDNGTYTCIASNAAGNDTKAAHLFVHSYSPNWPHQPNKTFAFISNQPSDEGANVTRATVPFPFDVKTLIIATTMGFISFLGVVLFCLVILFLWSRGKDNTKSSIEAEYVPRKEETEEASPTEAPVQFNMKIM is encoded by the coding sequence GTAAGCAGTAGGATGGTGTTTGGAGAGGCAGGAGGGCACAGCTACTTGGTGGCGTGCTGGCAGCCCATCCTGTTCCTGATGCTGGGCACCGTCCTTTCTGGCTCCACCACTGGTTGCCCTTCCAGATGTGACTGCAACGCTCAGGAGCGTTCAGTCGTGTGCCATCGACGGAGACTAGCAAGTCTTCCTGAGGGCATCCCCACTGAAACAAGGCTGTTAGACCTCAGCAAGAACCGTCTGAAGACCCTGGGGCCTGAGGAGTTCATTAATTATCCTCAGCTGGAGGAACTGCAACTTAACGAAAATGCAATTTCTTCCATTGAGCCTGGGGCTTTTGGCAACCTCATGAACCTTCGGACGCTAGGTTTGCGCAACAATGAGCTAAAGCTTATTCAGCTAGGGGTGTTCACAGGCCTGAACAACCTCACCCAGCTGGATATAAGTGAGAACAAAATTGTCATTCTGCTTGATTATATGTTCCAGGAGTTGTACAACCTGAGGGCTTTGGAAGTTGGTGACAATGACCTCGTTTTTATCTCACCCCGATCATTTCACGGACTCAGCAACCTTGAAAGTCTCAATATTGAGGGATACAATCTGGCCTCAGTGCCCACTGATGCCCTTAGCCATTTGCATAACCTGTTGTCACTTCGATTACGCTATCTCAACGTCACTGTCATAAGGGATTACTCCTTTAAGAGGCTATATCGACTAAGAGTACTGGAGATATCTCACATGCCTTCTCTGGATACCATGACCCCAAAATGCTTGTTCGGACTCAATCTCACTTCATTATCCATCACAAATTGTAATCTTACCGTCATCCCCTACCAAGCTATCAGTCACCTGAGATATCTTCGTTTTCTCAATCTGTCTTTCAATCCCATTCGCACTGTGGAAGGGAACCAGCTGTTCAATCTACAGAAGCTCCAGGCTTTTCATTTGGCTGGTGGAAAATTAGTTGCCATTGAGCCCTACTCCTTCAAAGGCCTCAACCACCTCCGTGTACTCAATGTATCCAGCAATGCCTTGAGCACTCTGGAGGAGTCTGTTTTTCACTCAGTTGGAAACCTGGAGACACTGGCATTGTATGACAACCCACTGGCCTGCGACTGTCGTTTGCTCTGGGTCTTCCGTCGGCGATGGAGGCTAAACTTCAACAGGCAACAGCCCATGTGTGCTTCACCAGAGGTTGTGCAAGGAAAAGAGTTTAAGGATTTTCCAGACATACTCCCTCCTGACTATTTCAACtgcaaaaaatcaaaaatcGAGGATTACAAGGTTCAAGAAAGCCACGTAGACGAAGGAACTACAGTTAATTTTGCTTGCCAGGCTGAGGGTGATCCAGTTCCTGTGATAATGTGGCTGTCCCCGAAAAAGGAATACATCACTACCAAAACGATGAGGTCAAGACTTTCTGTCTCTAATGACGGTACTTTGGAGGTGCGTTACGCCCAAATCCAGGACAATGGCACTTACACGTGCATTGCAAGCAATGCGGCAGGCAACGACACCAAAGCTGCTCACCTTTTTGTGCATAGCTACTCCCCGAATTGGCCCCACCAACCAAACAAGACATTTGCCTTCATTTCCAACCAGCCTAGTGATGAAGGTGCTAATGTGACCCGGGCCACAGTTCCATTTCCATTTGATGTAAAGACACTTATTATTGCAACCACCATGGGATTTATCTCTTTCCTTGGAGTGGTCCTCTTCTGTCTTGTAATATTGTTCCTCTGGAGTAGAGGGAAAGACAATACAAAGTCAAGTATAGAGGCTGAATATGTGCCACGTAAAGAGGAAACAGAGGAGGCCAGCCCAACTGAGGCACCAGTACAGTTCAACATGAAAATCATGTGA